The nucleotide sequence CCAGCCGGTCCATGAAGATCGTGGCCATGCTGCGGATCGGCTCCTCGTCATCCATGAACAACACGCGGGCCCGGCGCGGGGCGGGGGGCTCCGGCTCGGCCGGGCCGGCACCCGCGGCCGGCGTGCCACCCGCGGGCAACCAGCAGCGGAACACCGTGCCCTGGCCCGGCTCGGACTCGGCATGGATATAACCACCGTGCTTGCGGATGATGGAATACACCGTGGCCAGTCCCAACCCGCTGCCCTGGGTCTTGGTGGTGAAATACGGATCGAAGATCTTCGCCAGGTGCTCGCGGGCGATCCCGACGCCGTTGTCCGCCACGCTCAACCGGACGTAGCGACCCGGCGCGAGCGGCAGCACCCCGGCGTCATCGCCACCCACTTCCGCGTTGTCGGCGGTCAGCACGACCAGGCCGCCGCCCGGCATCGCCTGCACGGCGTTGATCACGAGGTTCTGCACCACCTGGCCGAGCTGGCCCTTGTCCGCATTCACGGGCCAGAGTCCGGGGGCGATCTTGAAGTCGGCGCGGGCCTTGGCCCCGTGCAGGGCGAAGGCGGCCGATTCCCGGAGCAGTTCCGGCAGCTCGACGGCCGCCTTCAGCGGCTCGCCCCCCTTGGCAAAGGTTAGCAGCTGCAACGTGAGGTCGCGCGCGCGCAAGGTGGCCCGCCGCGCGTCGGCCAGCCGCGCGCTGATCGCGCTGTCCGCCTCGGTGTCGGCCTCGGCCAGCGTGACGTTGCCCAGCACCACGGTGAGGATGTTGTTGAAATCATGGGCGATCCCGCCGGCGAGGATGCCCACGGCCTCCAGCTTGGAGGCGCGGCCCATCTCAGCCTCCAGCTGGAGCCGGGCGGTGATGTCAGCCACGAACCCCTCGTAATAGAGCAACCGGCCGGAGGCATCGCGCACCTCGCGCGCGTCCTCCGAGATCCAGATCGTGCGGCCGTCGCGCACCAGCACTTCCGACTCGAAATCGTTCAGCTGTCCGGCCGGCCCGAACGCCGTCCGGAATTCATCGCGCCGGCCTGGTTTCACATACAGCGATTGCGCGGCGTGTTGCTCGGCCCAGGCGATCATCTCCTCCGCCCGCACGAAGCCGAACATGCGCGCGAGAGCGGGGTTCACGGTCAGGAACTGCCCCTCCGGCGTCGAACGATAGATCCCGCCGACCGCCTGCTCGAACAGTTCGCGGTAGCGTGTCTCGCTCTCCCGCAGCGCGCGCTCCGCCGCCAGCTTCTCGGTGATGTCCACCAGCACGGTCTGGGTGCGGCCGAAGTTCGCCCGGTCCTGCGCGCCCAGCATCCGCCAGTGGAAGGCCAGCGTACGACGCTCCCCGTCCAGCCGCCGGACCTCGAATTCGCCGCTGCCATGAAAGATCCCCTGCCACATGCGTGCGGCGTTGTCGCAGCGCGCCTGGCGGGTGCTTTCCGTGTAGACGTCGCGCAAGCGGGCGACCAGCTCCGCCTTGGACCGCGCGCCCATCAGCCGCAGCGTGGACTGGTTGGCATCCACCAGGGGCGACCGCGCGATCAGCGGTTCGCGATCCTCGGGATGTGCGGCGAGGTGGGCCGCGAGGTCCGTCACACCCCGGGCGCGCAGCTCATCGAACCACGGGCCCAGCGCTGCGTGGTCGAACTCCACCACCGCCAGCGGGGCCTCCTCGAACAACATCCGGTAACGCTCCTCACTGGCGCGCAGGGCCAGCTCCGCCCGTCGGAGGGACGTGATCTCAGTGAAGACGAGCCGGACGTTGGACAGGTCGCGCCGGCCGTCGGGCCGGCGCCCCACCTCCCAGTTAAGCAAGGCGTGGAGGCGCTCGCCGCCCTTCACCACGTAGCTGGTTTCCAGGGTCAGCTGGTCCCGCCCGTCCCAGAGGGCGGTCAGCTCCTCCTGGAATTGCTGGTAGCCCTGCTCGGTCATGATGTCCGGCAGGTTGCGGTCCATGTCCTCGACCGTGACGAACCCGTTCCGGGCGAGCGTCTGGCGATTGGCCGCGACGATGCGCTTCAGCCGGTGCAGCCCCCGCAGCAGCTCGGGCCGGGCCTGCAGGTGGGCGCGCAGGTCCGTGACGCCGGCCTCGCGCAGCCGCCGCAGCTCCGGCTCCAAGGCGGTGTAGTCCTCGATCACGATCGGGGCTGGGGCATAATCGAAATACTCGCGCTGGCGCTGCTCCGACTCGCGGAGCTCCTCGGTGCGCCGCGCCACCAGGGACTGCAACCGACGGCTGGTCAGCACGGCCCCCACCGCCACGACCACCGCGGCGGCCAAGCCCCACAACAGCCAGGGCGCGATCTGTTGGAGCCGCTGGAAGCGGTCGAGGGGGGGCACATAAAGCATGCCCTCAATCCGGTCCAGGCTCCCCGTCCCGTCATAACCGTGGATCACCTCCGCCATGCGCGACCAGCGGCCGGGATTGACCCGGCCCAGCTCGATCAGGTCCGCACTGATCAGCATGGCCATCTGGCCCGCCTCATAGACCAGCGCCTCCCGGTCCGGTTCGGCCCGCTGCTGCAGCACGACGCCCGCCGGATAGCGGGCCATGATCAGGTTCACCGTCTCGTCGGGGTGCTGGAGCGCATGACTCCAACCGCGCAACAGCGCCCGGCGCATGCCCGCCACGAGCTCCGGCCGCGTGCGGGCGGTGAGGCCGCTGGTGAAAAGACAGTCCCCGTAGAAATCCACCCCGTAGTCCGCGGGTCGGATGACATGGACGCGCATTCCCGCGCGTTTCATCGCATAGGGCATGTCGATGACAAACACGCTCATGGCGTCGGCCGTGCCATCGATCAGCTCGTTGCGTTCCCAGGTATTGGGCACGACCGTGATCCGGTCGTAGCCCACCCCCTCACGCTCCAGCATCAGGCGGACCTCGGATTGCAGTGAGGTCTGGTCGATGGCAACGCGC is from Lacunisphaera limnophila and encodes:
- a CDS encoding ABC transporter substrate-binding protein, with protein sequence MIPGHHIRHLLGGMFIGGWVLAAQAANGGTEQVVLQLPYTHQFQFAGAYVAIEQGYFREEGLEVVVRQTSEQHHAPLEEVGAGKADFGIAQGPQLIAGRLEGQDIVVLAAIMQHSPQVLVTREEHDLRNPHDLVGRRVAIDQTSLQSEVRLMLEREGVGYDRITVVPNTWERNELIDGTADAMSVFVIDMPYAMKRAGMRVHVIRPADYGVDFYGDCLFTSGLTARTRPELVAGMRRALLRGWSHALQHPDETVNLIMARYPAGVVLQQRAEPDREALVYEAGQMAMLISADLIELGRVNPGRWSRMAEVIHGYDGTGSLDRIEGMLYVPPLDRFQRLQQIAPWLLWGLAAAVVVAVGAVLTSRRLQSLVARRTEELRESEQRQREYFDYAPAPIVIEDYTALEPELRRLREAGVTDLRAHLQARPELLRGLHRLKRIVAANRQTLARNGFVTVEDMDRNLPDIMTEQGYQQFQEELTALWDGRDQLTLETSYVVKGGERLHALLNWEVGRRPDGRRDLSNVRLVFTEITSLRRAELALRASEERYRMLFEEAPLAVVEFDHAALGPWFDELRARGVTDLAAHLAAHPEDREPLIARSPLVDANQSTLRLMGARSKAELVARLRDVYTESTRQARCDNAARMWQGIFHGSGEFEVRRLDGERRTLAFHWRMLGAQDRANFGRTQTVLVDITEKLAAERALRESETRYRELFEQAVGGIYRSTPEGQFLTVNPALARMFGFVRAEEMIAWAEQHAAQSLYVKPGRRDEFRTAFGPAGQLNDFESEVLVRDGRTIWISEDAREVRDASGRLLYYEGFVADITARLQLEAEMGRASKLEAVGILAGGIAHDFNNILTVVLGNVTLAEADTEADSAISARLADARRATLRARDLTLQLLTFAKGGEPLKAAVELPELLRESAAFALHGAKARADFKIAPGLWPVNADKGQLGQVVQNLVINAVQAMPGGGLVVLTADNAEVGGDDAGVLPLAPGRYVRLSVADNGVGIAREHLAKIFDPYFTTKTQGSGLGLATVYSIIRKHGGYIHAESEPGQGTVFRCWLPAGGTPAAGAGPAEPEPPAPRRARVLFMDDEEPIRSMATIFMDRLGFECETAADGAEALRKYREAREAGRAYDAVVMDLTVPGGMGGREAMEHLRRLDPEVRVIVSSGYSRDPVMANHRAHGFKAVLPKPYGLAELGKSMNEVLERPDGAA